A region of the Corynebacterium endometrii genome:
ACGGGTTCTATGCCCTGGGCGGTGTAGTAGGAAGGCATATCGGTCTTGCCGGCCAGGCCAGAGCCCGAGGAAATGTAGAGCTCGGTACCGCGCAGCTTGGCGGCGTTGATTAGGGCGTCATTCCAGCGGTTGGTCGCGGAACCCTGGCGGCCCCACATCTGCTCAGGCTGCCCGCCGCCGCGATTAACGGTCAGGCGCGTGAACTCATAGGTCGCCGGGTCGGCGGTAGCGGCGCAACCGGCAAAGGAGCCAACTGCGTCGTAGAAGCCCGGATTATGCTGGGCAAACAGCAGCGCGGAGGTAGCGGACATGGACATGCCGGCCACCGCGCGCTTGTTGTTGGCCTGCAGGTGACGCTCGATTGGGCCGGGAAGCTCCTTGGTCAGGAAGGTCTCCCACTTCTGTGGGCCCTTCAGGTAGGTGCCGTTAGGGTCTTGCTTCCAGTCCGTGTAGTAGGAAAAAGCGCCGGCCTGCGGGATGACCACGTTGACCTTCAGATCCGAGTAGAAATCCACCACCTGGGACATCACGGTCCAGTCCATGTCCTGCTCTGCGCCGCCGGCGCCGTTGAGCAGGTAGATGGTTGGGCGGTTGGCCTCGCCGGCCGGGATAACCGCGAGCGGAACCACGCGGCCGTTCATCGCGGGTGAGGTGGCCTGCAGCTTCATGACGCGGTCATCGTTCGCGAACTGCTTGTACCACGCGGAGTCAGCAACCTCGGGGGTGGCCTCTAGGGGGGATACGGTGGACAGGGCCTGGCTGCCTGCGACCTGCTGAGGGGTCAGATTGGCGGCGGTTGCCGCCGGAGCAAGAGCCAAAGAACCAGCTACGGCCACTGAAGCAATGATGGTGCCAAGACGCTTCTTCATGAGAATCCTTATGGGTATTTGGGTTTTAGGGGTGAGCTTATAACGCGGTGCGGATTACTGCGACTCGGGAAGGCCGAAGGCCCGGGCAAACGTGGGCCAGGATTCGCGCAAGTCTGAGCGCCAGCCCGGCCAGGAATGCGTGCCGGTTGGGCGGAAGTTCCAGGTAGCGTCCACGCCTTCCGCGTCCATCTTACTCTTCAGGTCATGGGTGCAAGCGTTCATCGCGGCCTCGATGGCGCCGCCCTCAACGGTCAGGGTGGAGGAGGTTTGGAAAGCCGCGGAGGTCTGTTCGAAAGAGGGGTTGTCCGGAATCATGGAGGAGAGCATCTCATTTTCGCCCGGCAGGCCGGAGTTCGTGGAGACGTAAATCTCAGAATCCGCGAAATTATGCGCGGTGGCGTTAATCAACGCGTCGTTGTAGCGGGCGTACTGGCCGTTTGCCGGGCCCCACATCTGTGCAGGGGTGCCACCGCCGCGGTTGACCGTCAGAGCCGTATAAAAGCGCGGCAGCGGGGTGGACGTGGCCGCGCAGCCGGAGAAGGAGCCAATGGCGTCATAGAAGCCCGGATTATGCTGGGCCAGCAGCAGCGCGGAGGTAGCGGACATGGACATGCCGGCGATGCCGCGCTTCCCGTTGCCGTTGATCGCGGGTTCGAGCGCCTGCGGCAACTCGCGGGTAAGGAAGGTCTCCCACTTGATTGCCGGGTCGCTGAGGTAGCCGGTTTGTGGGGATTCCAGCCAGTCCGTGTAGTAGGAGAAAGCGCCGCCCATCGGGATGACCACGTTTACGTCGTGGCCCGAGTAGAAATCGACGATGTCAGTATCGGGGCGGCCCACCGTGGCGGAAATCCAGTCCATGCCCTGCTCCGCGCCACCGGCGCCGTTGAGCATATAGATGGTGGGGCGGGGAGTATTGAACGTTCCATCCGGGGTGATGACGGCCAAATCGATGAATTTGTTCATTGACGGCGAGAAGGTCTCAACCCAACGGACCCGGCCGTTGTAGTGGTTGCCCACTGATTCCGGCCCAAAGAATATGGTGCCCTTCTCATCGATCCTGGACAGGTTGGAATTGATGATCCATTTGTCAGAGTCTTTCAGCTTTTCCCAGCTGGACTCGCTCTCGGACCATACCTGCACGGCGCGCTTTTCGAAGTCCTCCACGGACTTTACGGTCACCGTGGCGGCGTCTTCCCCCTGGGTGATCCGCGGGTCATCCGCGGCGATGTCCGAGGCCGCGGCGATGGCGGGCGCGGTTAGCACTCCGGCGGCGATGGCGATGGCCGCGGCGGTGCTGGTTGCAGTGCGAAGGATCTTCATATGTTCCGCTTCCTGGGTAGAACGTCTCCGGGCGGTGACGATGCAGAGCTAGGGACAGGGATTGCGTGCTTCTTCCCCTCACATCGGAAGGGCCTGGGAAGATGTTAACAATCCATTCGGCCCCAGCTGGACGCGCCAGTGCCGCGGCTTTGATGATGGTCAGGGAGTTATGCGTGTGCGCACAGCATAGCAAGTTAAAGAAGTGATTGGTGGGACTATTGTTAAAGTTGTGTCAAATGGGGTGCGCGGTGTGTTATAGTCGCGAAAACCTATCTTGCGGTGTATCGATGCACGCTTGCGTGCAAGTTGCACTGCCGCGCACGTAACGCGGTAGTAGGATTTGGCGTTAAAAGCGTGTAAGAACGCCCTGAAAAATCAACTGCCTATTGTTCTAAGGATCCAGCATGAACCCGATTGATCTTTTCCTCGTACAGCTCAATACCTACCTCGGCGAGTTCATTCACATGGGCTCCTCCGG
Encoded here:
- a CDS encoding alpha/beta hydrolase, coding for MKKRLGTIIASVAVAGSLALAPAATAANLTPQQVAGSQALSTVSPLEATPEVADSAWYKQFANDDRVMKLQATSPAMNGRVVPLAVIPAGEANRPTIYLLNGAGGAEQDMDWTVMSQVVDFYSDLKVNVVIPQAGAFSYYTDWKQDPNGTYLKGPQKWETFLTKELPGPIERHLQANNKRAVAGMSMSATSALLFAQHNPGFYDAVGSFAGCAATADPATYEFTRLTVNRGGGQPEQMWGRQGSATNRWNDALINAAKLRGTELYISSGSGLAGKTDMPSYYTAQGIEPVPAVLGAATLQIEGGAIEAAVNHCTHNLKAKLDKNGIPADYNFRNVGTHSWPGWREDIEKSWATFWRAFYA
- a CDS encoding alpha/beta hydrolase, whose protein sequence is MKILRTATSTAAAIAIAAGVLTAPAIAAASDIAADDPRITQGEDAATVTVKSVEDFEKRAVQVWSESESSWEKLKDSDKWIINSNLSRIDEKGTIFFGPESVGNHYNGRVRWVETFSPSMNKFIDLAVITPDGTFNTPRPTIYMLNGAGGAEQGMDWISATVGRPDTDIVDFYSGHDVNVVIPMGGAFSYYTDWLESPQTGYLSDPAIKWETFLTRELPQALEPAINGNGKRGIAGMSMSATSALLLAQHNPGFYDAIGSFSGCAATSTPLPRFYTALTVNRGGGTPAQMWGPANGQYARYNDALINATAHNFADSEIYVSTNSGLPGENEMLSSMIPDNPSFEQTSAAFQTSSTLTVEGGAIEAAMNACTHDLKSKMDAEGVDATWNFRPTGTHSWPGWRSDLRESWPTFARAFGLPESQ